TTCCGTAGTCATGGCAGCCAGCAGCACCGCGAGGAACGTGCCGGAAATGACCATCGGTGGGAGCGGCGCCGTGGTCGCGTCGAACCGTGCACTCAGTCGGGTCACGAGCGGTCGAACGATCAGGAACATGACCGCGATAAACGCCGCAGCGCCCGCGGTGATAGCGGCCACGTTCGATAGCTTCGACTGCGCAACACCGACGATGAGTGCCAGGAGGCACCACGCGGTCACGTCGTCCGCGGCTGCACAACTTAGTGCGACCACACCGAGTTCGGTACGCGACATCCGGCGATCCGTGAGGATTCGGGCCAGAACGGGGAACGCGGTGATCGACATCGCCACGCCCATGAACAGCGCGAAACTCAGGAACGTCGTGCCGGCTGGTGCCAGAGTTTTGTAGAGTCCCAGTGCGAGGGCCGAGCCGAGCACAAACGGCACGACGATGCTCGCGTGAGAAACGGCGACCGCAGCGTGGGCCTGCTTCCGCAACCGGGCCGCGTTCAGTTCCAACCCGACCAGGAACATGTAGAGCACGACGCCGATCTGCGACACGGCCTTGAGTGCGGACGTCACCTGCCCCTTGGGGTCCGTCGTCGCGGACGGGATCAGGACGTGCATCGCTTCCGGTGAAATGGCTCCGAGCAGCGACGGCCCGAGCATAATCCCCGCGAGCACTTCACCAATAACCGGCGGCTGACCGAGGCGCCGGCACACTTTTCCGAGGAGCGAGCCGAGGAAAATGACGGCAGCGAGTGTTCCCAAAACGTGCAGCACGATGTTGACCGGTTCGTGCCTGATGGCTCCGCTTGCGGCTGCCGTGGTGTCTGATGCGGCCGGGACGGTCAGCCCCGAACCCGCGCGACAAATGAGCAAGAAGATCCCGATCCCGGCGACGAGCAGACCGGTATACACGGCCGCACCGATCCACGGATTTGGCCGAACAACACGCAGTGCTTCGCTTTGGGACATCGCTACCTCAGTGAGCGGCGGTCTTCACGGAGTGAAAATAGCTGTTTAGACAACTATCGTCCAGACAACAATACCGCACGACTACAGTCCCCCAACACGACGCAGCCAAAAATGTGCTTACCCGTACCGGGCTTGAGTAGAACGTGTGCTTACCCGTACCGGGCTTGAGTAGAACGGCTGACAGAAATACCGCTCCGAACACGCCGGGGCGGTTTTGTGTCCTGCTGGGTGTGAGAACGGGGTTGGAGCCACGGTTTTTGGGAGTGCTTTCTGTTCCGAGGACCGAGTGGAGCGAACTCATGGGCTTGGTCAGTTGGTTAAGCAAAAAATTCCTGACCGATGCCAATCAGCCGCAACTGGTTCTGACCGGGTTGGGGTTCGATGAGGCTATTGCGCTGATCGCGGCCGAGTCGTGGCGCGTTGATGTGACCCGCGCGGCCCGACAGTTCCCGCTTCAGTTCGGCCCGGAGGTCATTCCCGAGTTGTGGCGGCGCTACGAGAGCATCGGCGAACCACACCCGAGTTTCGAGGCCCGCAAGCGGAGCATGACCGAGTGGATCGAGTGCTGGTGGCGGGCGCTCGACGCGATCCTGTGTAGCTACCGCGAACACGTACTCCCGTCACTCTGGGAGCGGGTGGATGCCAATGACCGGGCGCTACTCCTTTTGTGTCGCCTCGCGGCGGAAGGAGTTGAGCGCGAACTAATCCTGGCCGGACTCCGGGACCGACTGCCGGGAATGGCCCCGGAGCGGCACGAGTTCATCGTCGAGAACAGCGAGTATTCCGCCCGGAGAGATCCGGATCTCGCAGCGGTTCTGGCCTACCTGCGCCAGGTGCCAGAATTCGAGCACGCCACGGTCGAAGTGTTGTGCCGGTGCGTCTCCGAGGAACCGGACGATACCGAACTCGCTGCGGTTCTCAAAAAGTTGATCCCGACGCTCTCCCGTTCGGCCCGGTACCTCGTAGCCGAACGGCTCCATTCGCGCGCCAAGTATGATGCTGTCCGCGCCGTCATGGAAGAGTTGCGACAGGTGCCGGAGTTCGAGCAAGCGCTCGATGAAGTGCGATCGTTCACCGACCCAACGAAGTGACGCCCGTTCCTTTGTGCTCACGAGCGGGGTGCGTCGCCTACTGCGAATTGACTCATTAATTGCGGAACGGCCGTATCGAATCCGACCACGTCCATCATCCCCGCGTCGTCCGGATCAGCAATGCTGAACCCGTTCGACACCATCCCCACGACGATCAACTTCGCTCCGATCCCCGTCTTCTCGCGGTACCGCTGAAGCGCCTGGATCGGGTGAATGTTCCCGTGCCAGGTTTCGCTGTCCGTGTACACGACGAACACATCGATCGCGAGTTTCCGTTCCAGGGCGTAGAGCATCGGTAGCGCGCAGTCGGTCGGTCCCATCGGGAGGTTGTCCACAACGCGGATCGCGTCGTCCAGGCGCTGGTCGGGGCGGATCGGCAGCATCTCGACCCCGCTCCCGGAGTTCGGGTACGCGGACCACGCACCGAAGGTCGCCGCCTGGGTGCCCGCAACATGAAACCCGCACCCGGTGAACCCGATGACGTGGTGATTCGGCTCGGTTGCGGCCGTAACCAGGGCCATTGCCGCGGCGCCGTCGCGGGCTGATAAACCGGGCACACCGGCGATTGCACTCCAGCCCATGCTCCCGGACACGTCTAATGCCAGGAGCCATTTCTTGTTAGTCGGCTCGGCGTTGCCGAACGCTGCGTGAAAGGCACCATCGAGCGCGTCCACGACTCGTTGCACCGGAATCCAAAAACCGCGTCCGCGAACACCGCGACCGGATGCGTATGTCCTTAACGCGGCGAGTATGGCGATTGGGTGAAGTCGGGATCGGCGCAGGCGCTCGGTATCGGCCAGAGCCGCAACGACTCGATCCACCGCGGTCGATTCCGGTGTCAGTAAGCCGATCCGTGTCGTCGTCGCGAGGTTTCGCACCAGGGCGCCGAGCGGCATGTGCTCCAGCAGTGCGTCCCACACGTCCATTCGGTTCAGCCACCGGGTCGGGACACACTCCCGGGGCAGAGTGTATTCGCGAATCAGGCGGACCACTTCGGCCGGATCGGTCGCGCGCTTGGCCGCTTCAAATCCCACGATTGGCGTGAGCGGATCGTTTACATCTACCGTGTCGGGCAATTCTCCCTTCCCAACCGCCCACCGGAGCGCGCTGTTCGACGGTTCGTTCGCTTTGACGTGACATAAACGAAGCAGATCCCGGTGCGCCCACCCACCGCGCTGCTGATACTTGCTGAGCTGATGGGCCAAGTCGCGTGGCGCCTTTTCGGTGTACCAGTTCCCTACTGCCCTACGCAGCGCCCGCCCCCAACCGCGGAACGCCTCAACGCCCTCCACGAACTGGAACAAGTGCGTACCGATCCGGCACACGCGCGGAACAGCGGCGAGAGCTTGTGCCCGCGTGCCGGGGCTACCCATGCCCGCGGCCATCGCCAGAGCAAATACGGCCGGGTCGTTCTTCGGTGCTCGTCCCGCTTCGCTGATTTCGATGATTCGAGCTACGGTCCGGCCCCCATTGGCTTCGAGGCACCGGCGCACGGCTTCGGCGTTCTGGAGTGTCAATTGTCGCTCGTCCGCGTAGTAACTTCCGCCCTCGGCACCGAGCACGAGGAACCGGTCGAGGCGGGTCCAGTCATCAACGGCGAACGAGAAGCCGCTCGCGGAGTTGCGGACCTGCGTGCTTCCCGGGATCGGTTCGTTTTGAGGCGTGTGGCGGGGCGCGAAGTGCCCGGTGTAGCGAACGGTCAAGGCCGCTCCTCGGATGGGATATCGGGAATGTGATAAGTGAGTGGCGAGTAAACCGCGGGATCGGTGGGGCAGTCGCGGATGGTCCACTTCCGCCCCACCGAGCGCGATTGCGGGGGATGAGCCCGCGGGTGCTGGCCGTGCCAGCGGCATCGTAACTCGTAGTCCGAAAGGACACCCGTGGATAACCTTCGCCTACGGCTCGCCGGCACCGGGCCGACCGAACAAGGGATTGGAGAAGGTGCCGATCGTAAAAGCACGCTCGGTGCCAAATCCATTTTGTTGTGGATTGAGCGAATGAATGGGTTTCGGATTTGAAGAGCAGCGAGAGGATCGCAAGTTTCGCCCGAATCAGCAGTTCGGAGCAATCCGGCCAGGGCAAGAAATCGTGGAGAATACTCGTTCGCGCTTCGCAGTGTGTTGATCTGGGGCACTGATGGAGTTACAAAATATTTTGTCGCATCGTCCAAAAAAATGGTTCTGCTTATGGCTACTCGCCGCGTGCTCGTGTCGTGGATCGGGTACGCCGATTTCCGGGCGCTGGCCGCGACCCTTCCGCCGGACCAGCAGGCCGAGGTGTTGCGCGGGCTGAACCCGCCGACGCCGCTCATCGGCCAGGCGGGGCCGCTCAAAACGCTGCTCGACCACGAATCGTTCGCCGAGGTCCATCTGCTGACCAGTCACCCCGGCCCGCGGAACCGGCTGTACACCCGGTGGGTCGGCGGCTCCCCGGTTCTCCACCCGATCAAGGTGAACAACCCGACCGATTACGTCGAAATCTTCCAACTCGTGGATACCGAACTGGCGTCGATCGCCCGACTTCCGCGAGACGCCGACGAGGAACTGTGTATCCACCTCAGCCCCGGTACGCCCACCATGACGGCGATCTGGGTGCTGTTGGGGAAGAGCAAGTACCAGCCGGCCACCTTCTACCAGACCCACGACGGGCGCGCCTG
This region of Gemmata massiliana genomic DNA includes:
- a CDS encoding cation:proton antiporter, which translates into the protein MSQSEALRVVRPNPWIGAAVYTGLLVAGIGIFLLICRAGSGLTVPAASDTTAAASGAIRHEPVNIVLHVLGTLAAVIFLGSLLGKVCRRLGQPPVIGEVLAGIMLGPSLLGAISPEAMHVLIPSATTDPKGQVTSALKAVSQIGVVLYMFLVGLELNAARLRKQAHAAVAVSHASIVVPFVLGSALALGLYKTLAPAGTTFLSFALFMGVAMSITAFPVLARILTDRRMSRTELGVVALSCAAADDVTAWCLLALIVGVAQSKLSNVAAITAGAAAFIAVMFLIVRPLVTRLSARFDATTAPLPPMVISGTFLAVLLAAMTTEAIGIHALFGAFLCGAIVPHDGRIAREFTAKLKDPVTVLLLPAFFAYTGMRTQIGLVSSGEDWLWCAAIVVVATVGKFGGTLGAARLTGQSWRDAAALGALMNTRGLMELIVLNIGLDLGVISPTLFAMMVLMALITTAMTSPIVSLLVPPAPQEEPAS
- a CDS encoding TROVE domain-containing protein codes for the protein MTVRYTGHFAPRHTPQNEPIPGSTQVRNSASGFSFAVDDWTRLDRFLVLGAEGGSYYADERQLTLQNAEAVRRCLEANGGRTVARIIEISEAGRAPKNDPAVFALAMAAGMGSPGTRAQALAAVPRVCRIGTHLFQFVEGVEAFRGWGRALRRAVGNWYTEKAPRDLAHQLSKYQQRGGWAHRDLLRLCHVKANEPSNSALRWAVGKGELPDTVDVNDPLTPIVGFEAAKRATDPAEVVRLIREYTLPRECVPTRWLNRMDVWDALLEHMPLGALVRNLATTTRIGLLTPESTAVDRVVAALADTERLRRSRLHPIAILAALRTYASGRGVRGRGFWIPVQRVVDALDGAFHAAFGNAEPTNKKWLLALDVSGSMGWSAIAGVPGLSARDGAAAMALVTAATEPNHHVIGFTGCGFHVAGTQAATFGAWSAYPNSGSGVEMLPIRPDQRLDDAIRVVDNLPMGPTDCALPMLYALERKLAIDVFVVYTDSETWHGNIHPIQALQRYREKTGIGAKLIVVGMVSNGFSIADPDDAGMMDVVGFDTAVPQLMSQFAVGDAPRS